A genome region from Oscillospiraceae bacterium includes the following:
- a CDS encoding family 10 glycosylhydrolase encodes MRGVWISFYELSDITDYNEYKSRIDTMFDNAKAIGFNAIFFHVHPFGDSFYPSKIFPFTHYIGYKTPKGDPIQGVDPGYDPLAYAVSAAHNRGLQIHAWWNPYRIWTLSADIFYLSTNNPAYIFETDDNPANDNYVLSTGKGLYYNPAEQGVRDLLTAGIAEMLDNYAVDGVHFDDYFYPITDSTFDSVSYNAYKHDGGLLALADWRRQNVDKLLLQVHELCASKNVPFGVSPAGNISRVMNQMYADVALWGSSGGYVDYLCPQIYWGFKHDTMPFLGVLNDWLGIATNPTVKLYIGLPAYKLGETDSGAGSGKYEFKTDTEILKRMILAARQTKCDGFIIYSYTAMVSNNNTKEKEALRELLK; translated from the coding sequence ATGCGCGGCGTTTGGATCTCTTTTTACGAGCTCTCCGATATCACCGATTACAACGAATACAAATCCCGCATTGACACCATGTTCGACAATGCCAAAGCGATCGGATTCAATGCGATTTTCTTCCATGTCCACCCCTTCGGTGACTCCTTTTATCCGTCGAAGATTTTCCCCTTTACTCATTACATCGGCTACAAGACCCCGAAAGGCGATCCGATTCAGGGCGTCGATCCCGGTTATGACCCTCTTGCTTATGCCGTCAGCGCCGCGCACAATCGCGGACTCCAGATTCACGCCTGGTGGAATCCCTACCGCATCTGGACGCTTTCCGCCGACATCTTTTACCTGTCGACGAACAATCCCGCCTATATCTTTGAGACTGACGACAACCCCGCGAATGACAATTATGTGCTCTCAACGGGAAAAGGGCTCTATTATAACCCCGCCGAACAGGGCGTGCGCGATTTGCTCACCGCAGGCATCGCGGAGATGCTTGACAATTATGCGGTAGACGGCGTCCATTTCGATGATTATTTTTATCCGATAACAGACTCTACCTTCGACTCCGTCTCCTATAACGCTTATAAACATGACGGCGGGCTGCTGGCGCTCGCCGACTGGCGCAGACAGAACGTCGACAAGCTGCTTTTGCAGGTACATGAACTCTGCGCGTCGAAAAACGTTCCGTTCGGCGTCAGCCCAGCGGGAAACATCAGCCGTGTGATGAATCAGATGTACGCCGATGTGGCACTCTGGGGCAGCTCCGGCGGCTACGTCGATTATCTGTGCCCTCAGATATATTGGGGCTTTAAGCACGACACTATGCCTTTTTTGGGAGTGCTAAACGACTGGCTCGGCATTGCAACCAATCCCACTGTTAAACTCTATATCGGGCTTCCGGCTTATAAACTCGGTGAAACCGATTCCGGCGCCGGTTCGGGGAAATATGAATTCAAGACCGATACGGAGATTTTGAAACGCATGATACTGGCTGCACGGCAGACAAAATGCGACGGGTTCATCATATACAGTTATACCGCTATGGTCAGCAATAACAATACGAAAGAAAAAGAAGCGCTGAGAGAATTATTGAAATAG
- a CDS encoding M15 family metallopeptidase has protein sequence MKKLIPVLLSALILFSGCAINVPVSSAASSDELAVGLNTILAPGVETASVGSGTVTSQKTAKSSATEAEDSAIPTALPAFTRDSNFDWALILVNKSNILSDTYKPEIVEFSSTRKFEKRALTYLQSMIKDAEADGVKLNVISSYRSPERQAELYNAKIKEYMDAGDTREAAEIEAAKMVAPPGTSEHCTGLAADIVSIDWYETNSSLTSKFEKTKEYEWLKANCTKYGFILRYPSGKEDITMIDYEPWHYRFVGPDNAKYIMENHLTLEEFLALFK, from the coding sequence ATGAAAAAACTGATTCCTGTTTTATTATCTGCGCTCATCCTTTTTTCAGGATGTGCGATCAATGTCCCGGTCTCATCCGCCGCATCTTCGGACGAACTTGCCGTGGGCCTCAATACAATCCTGGCGCCGGGCGTCGAAACCGCTTCCGTCGGTTCCGGAACTGTTACCTCGCAGAAAACCGCAAAGAGTTCAGCGACCGAAGCCGAAGATTCGGCGATTCCCACTGCGCTTCCGGCTTTCACACGGGACTCAAATTTCGATTGGGCGCTGATTTTAGTCAATAAAAGCAATATTCTCTCAGATACTTATAAACCCGAAATCGTCGAATTCAGCTCCACGCGCAAGTTTGAGAAACGGGCACTGACCTATCTGCAGTCCATGATAAAAGACGCCGAGGCAGACGGAGTTAAACTCAATGTGATTTCCTCCTATCGCAGCCCCGAACGCCAGGCGGAGCTTTATAATGCAAAGATAAAAGAATATATGGATGCGGGCGATACCCGCGAAGCGGCCGAAATCGAAGCCGCAAAGATGGTGGCTCCGCCGGGAACGAGTGAACACTGTACGGGGCTCGCGGCGGACATTGTCAGTATTGATTGGTACGAAACCAACAGTTCGCTGACTTCGAAATTCGAAAAGACCAAAGAATATGAATGGCTGAAAGCCAACTGCACAAAATACGGTTTCATTCTGCGTTATCCCTCGGGAAAAGAAGATATCACGATGATCGACTACGAGCCGTGGCACTATCGTTTCGTCGGCCCCGACAACGCGAAATACATCATGGAAAATCATCTCACACTCGAAGAATTCTTGGCTCTGTTTAAATAG
- a CDS encoding folate family ECF transporter S component, with translation MDFEHSKKMMQGFIRQGSYLGLERVSALLALLGNPQDKLKCVHIAGTNGKGSVAEMTASILQAAGYKTGRYISPALFEFNERISINKKNISDGELKKLIVPVKNAAKQLGKDFGELPTEFEFVTALALLYYAKENCDIVVLETGLGGRLDATNAIKNPVSVVITALGMDHIKELGDTLEKIAGEKAGIIKPNSDVVSYIQEPEAAKVIEDRCKETDSRLHTAENEKVEVKSCDRNGLVFDYGELKNLRLPLCGTYQSANVAVVLKNIEVLRKKDFEISDSAVRKGLQNTVWPGRMAFISKKPIVLFDGAHNLHGVKALISSLKQMFPNQKFIFVMGVLADKDYHEMIAEFAPLAAHVVTVAPPNPRALPSNELARDISTYVKDVRPADSIKKGVADAKALQKETGLPICYFGSLYSAKEVYDCFPESAKPKMTGNNVLKMVVTMALMIALEIILHRILSIKLPMVQFHLGFLPIAALAILYGPWAGLAWSIAEFLGALLFPVGAYFPGFTISSALYGVVLGLFLYRFRYKFWKVVVASVICTIAFSLCMDTFWLVQFFGQGLFAIIPIRLIKAGVLIALQIALIPPLHQLLKKQKLL, from the coding sequence ATGGATTTTGAACACTCCAAAAAAATGATGCAGGGCTTCATACGGCAGGGAAGCTATCTTGGGCTGGAGAGGGTGTCGGCACTGCTCGCGCTGCTCGGGAATCCGCAGGATAAATTAAAATGCGTGCATATCGCCGGGACAAACGGAAAAGGCTCCGTGGCTGAGATGACAGCGAGCATTTTGCAGGCTGCCGGCTACAAGACCGGGCGATACATCTCTCCTGCGCTGTTTGAGTTCAATGAACGTATTTCGATAAACAAAAAAAATATCTCCGATGGCGAACTTAAAAAGCTGATTGTCCCTGTCAAAAACGCAGCCAAGCAGCTGGGGAAAGACTTCGGTGAATTACCGACCGAATTCGAATTCGTCACGGCGCTGGCGTTATTATATTATGCAAAGGAAAATTGCGATATCGTCGTGCTGGAGACCGGATTAGGCGGGCGGCTCGACGCAACCAATGCGATTAAAAATCCTGTCAGTGTGGTCATCACAGCCCTCGGAATGGACCATATCAAAGAGCTCGGCGATACGCTTGAAAAGATTGCGGGCGAAAAGGCCGGCATCATCAAACCGAACAGCGACGTCGTCAGTTATATTCAGGAACCGGAAGCGGCAAAGGTGATTGAAGACCGCTGCAAAGAAACCGACTCGCGGCTTCATACCGCGGAAAACGAAAAGGTAGAAGTCAAGTCCTGTGACCGAAACGGATTGGTTTTCGATTACGGCGAATTGAAAAACCTGCGGCTTCCGTTATGCGGAACATACCAGAGCGCAAATGTTGCGGTCGTCTTGAAGAATATCGAAGTGCTGCGTAAAAAGGACTTCGAGATTTCCGATTCTGCTGTCCGGAAGGGCCTTCAAAACACGGTCTGGCCCGGTCGTATGGCCTTTATCTCGAAAAAGCCGATCGTCTTATTTGACGGGGCGCATAATCTCCACGGCGTGAAAGCACTTATCTCCTCGTTAAAGCAAATGTTTCCGAACCAAAAATTCATTTTTGTGATGGGCGTCCTCGCCGATAAGGATTATCATGAAATGATCGCGGAATTCGCTCCGCTTGCCGCGCATGTGGTCACCGTTGCGCCGCCGAATCCGAGAGCGCTTCCGTCAAATGAGTTGGCAAGAGATATTTCAACTTATGTCAAAGATGTGCGTCCGGCGGACAGCATCAAAAAGGGCGTCGCCGATGCGAAGGCGCTGCAAAAAGAGACCGGCCTTCCGATTTGTTATTTCGGATCGCTCTATTCGGCAAAAGAGGTCTATGATTGTTTTCCCGAATCCGCAAAACCGAAAATGACCGGTAATAATGTTTTGAAGATGGTCGTCACCATGGCGCTGATGATCGCATTGGAGATCATCCTGCATCGTATTTTATCAATCAAGCTGCCGATGGTTCAATTTCATCTCGGATTCCTTCCGATTGCCGCGCTTGCGATTTTATACGGTCCCTGGGCGGGGCTTGCTTGGAGCATTGCCGAATTCCTCGGCGCGTTGTTATTTCCGGTCGGAGCCTATTTTCCGGGATTCACGATTTCATCCGCCCTTTACGGCGTCGTGCTCGGATTGTTCTTATATCGTTTTCGTTATAAGTTTTGGAAAGTTGTCGTCGCCTCCGTCATCTGTACGATTGCTTTTTCATTGTGCATGGATACTTTCTGGCTTGTTCAGTTTTTCGGACAGGGGCTGTTTGCAATCATTCCGATTCGATTGATAAAAGCGGGCGTCCTTATCGCGCTTCAAATCGCTCTCATCCCGCCGCTGCATCAACTTTTGAAAAAGCAGAAGTTGTTATAA
- the rpmB gene encoding 50S ribosomal protein L28 produces MAKCDICGKELVFGIKVSHSHRRSNRTWKPNVRRVKAIVDGTPKRVHVCTRCLRSNKVTRAI; encoded by the coding sequence ATGGCGAAATGTGATATTTGCGGAAAAGAATTGGTGTTCGGGATTAAGGTCTCCCACTCGCACAGACGTTCCAACAGAACCTGGAAACCCAATGTGCGCCGTGTCAAGGCCATCGTCGACGGTACCCCGAAGCGGGTTCACGTCTGCACACGCTGCCTGCGTTCGAACAAGGTTACACGCGCAATCTAA
- a CDS encoding HAD family hydrolase — protein MKTFIFDLDGTLINSLPDIQTAANRAFAALNLPTRNLEEVRKNVGHGLDDFFRHINLPHIITEEELSVIKNVYGEYYKNHLADLTTVYDGVIELLRALRKKGCMLIMASNKTDLYAKIIADKLFSGLFDDVIGQMDGIPPKPRPELGQYILQKHGLSASDCVMVGDSKFDTLFAKNCGFYSIGVRWGFSEPDELENAGTDKIVDRAEEILELI, from the coding sequence ATGAAAACATTTATTTTTGATCTTGACGGTACTTTAATCAATTCTTTGCCCGATATCCAAACCGCGGCAAACCGAGCGTTTGCCGCTTTGAATCTGCCCACCCGCAATCTTGAAGAAGTCCGAAAAAACGTCGGCCACGGGCTGGACGATTTTTTTCGCCACATCAATCTGCCCCATATCATTACCGAGGAAGAGCTTTCGGTTATAAAAAACGTTTACGGCGAATATTATAAAAATCATCTGGCCGATCTGACCACCGTCTATGACGGCGTGATTGAACTGCTTCGGGCTTTGCGGAAAAAAGGCTGTATGTTGATCATGGCATCCAATAAGACCGATCTCTATGCCAAAATTATCGCAGACAAGCTGTTTTCAGGGCTGTTTGACGATGTCATCGGGCAGATGGACGGCATCCCTCCGAAACCGCGCCCTGAGCTTGGGCAATACATTTTACAAAAACACGGCTTATCGGCTTCAGACTGCGTAATGGTGGGTGATTCCAAATTCGACACCTTATTTGCAAAGAACTGCGGGTTTTATTCCATCGGGGTGCGCTGGGGCTTCTCCGAACCGGATGAATTGGAGAATGCCGGCACCGATAAGATCGTCGATAGAGCAGAAGAGATCCTTGAGCTCATCTGA
- a CDS encoding BlaI/MecI/CopY family transcriptional regulator: protein MNLSDGEWKLMNRLWQGGPYTIMRLTEALKMETGWSKHTVITMLARLEAKGAVRHEEGERAKRYYPAVERGEISAAETESFLSRVYNGHLGGLVNAMVDQKALSKQEIDELYEILRRAGTTEERS, encoded by the coding sequence ATGAATCTTTCGGACGGCGAGTGGAAACTGATGAACCGGCTTTGGCAGGGCGGACCGTATACGATCATGCGGCTGACTGAAGCGCTAAAAATGGAAACCGGGTGGAGCAAACACACGGTGATCACGATGCTTGCGCGGCTCGAAGCCAAGGGTGCGGTACGCCATGAAGAAGGTGAGCGGGCCAAACGGTATTATCCTGCGGTCGAGCGCGGCGAAATATCGGCGGCAGAGACCGAGAGTTTTCTCTCGAGGGTTTATAACGGGCATTTGGGCGGACTGGTAAACGCCATGGTCGATCAAAAAGCACTTTCTAAACAAGAAATCGACGAGCTCTACGAAATTTTACGTCGGGCGGGAACAACGGAAGAGAGGTCATAA
- a CDS encoding sialidase family protein — protein MQDQKKPVHVNLKLGEPVVIAQAPPLPSDQDNWGICQFPLVELLYDGKLHCEYHIGKDSALTYGKPKGHAISTDGGVTWQESENPGGGVTIPGGRYLRYKVASALQLSDITLPEKSDDFLISYGWKRNVYKAEKLPEEFWRFPFEITEKDGTFKTVWKKIKVPDMAAYTSEGVLPRPMFWRIRKAPNGGIWAIGYPYFLIEGKPALCGALFCVSEDDGETFSYLSKIPYEPDPIADCYYRVRGGFGEPDVCFLPDGSVFCLLRTTDGNGIGPTYYAKSTDGGKIWSKPAAFDNNGVWPCLCTLKNGVTLASYGRPGLFLRTTADEEGLDWDDRIELIPPGAYQTDTCSYSEMVPVGDNEAYIVYSDFAYPNSDGVKVKTILGRKITAVVN, from the coding sequence ATGCAGGATCAAAAAAAGCCGGTTCATGTGAACTTAAAACTCGGCGAGCCGGTGGTCATCGCACAAGCCCCGCCGCTTCCGTCCGACCAAGACAACTGGGGTATCTGCCAGTTTCCGCTGGTCGAACTGCTCTACGACGGAAAACTGCATTGCGAATATCATATCGGCAAGGATTCCGCGCTGACTTACGGCAAGCCCAAAGGCCATGCGATCAGCACGGACGGCGGTGTGACTTGGCAGGAAAGCGAAAACCCCGGCGGCGGCGTGACCATTCCCGGCGGGCGGTATCTGCGTTATAAAGTTGCATCAGCTTTGCAGTTATCGGACATAACGCTCCCTGAAAAATCCGACGACTTCTTAATCTCTTACGGCTGGAAACGAAACGTCTATAAAGCGGAAAAACTGCCTGAAGAATTTTGGCGGTTCCCCTTTGAAATCACCGAAAAAGACGGAACATTTAAAACGGTTTGGAAAAAGATAAAAGTACCCGATATGGCGGCTTACACAAGTGAAGGAGTGTTGCCGAGGCCGATGTTTTGGCGCATTCGAAAAGCGCCGAACGGCGGTATCTGGGCCATCGGGTATCCCTATTTTCTCATTGAGGGCAAACCCGCGTTATGCGGCGCGCTGTTTTGTGTCTCGGAAGATGACGGCGAGACCTTTTCCTATCTCAGCAAAATCCCCTACGAACCCGATCCGATTGCCGATTGTTATTACCGTGTCCGGGGCGGTTTCGGCGAACCCGACGTCTGCTTTCTGCCCGATGGTTCCGTTTTTTGTTTGCTGCGAACCACCGACGGGAACGGCATCGGACCGACCTATTATGCCAAAAGCACCGACGGCGGAAAAATATGGAGCAAACCGGCGGCGTTTGATAACAACGGAGTCTGGCCGTGCTTATGCACACTCAAAAACGGCGTGACATTGGCGAGTTACGGCAGACCCGGATTGTTTTTACGGACAACAGCCGATGAAGAGGGGCTCGACTGGGACGACCGGATTGAATTGATTCCGCCCGGAGCATATCAAACCGATACATGCTCTTACAGCGAGATGGTTCCGGTCGGAGATAATGAGGCCTACATCGTCTATTCCGATTTTGCCTACCCAAATTCAGACGGAGTGAAAGTTAAAACAATTTTAGGGCGAAAAATAACAGCAGTGGTGAATTGA
- a CDS encoding M56 family metallopeptidase translates to MTELLITSSILIIIVAVLRFTLKNKLSRRIRYALWGLVVLRLLLPFSLFTSPISAVDKKTVASVNNAAQSVRVPVRPYEYYTLQEYLEEYGSVLEKPLEQVNGLDLEAASVKRQTVPLETLLKWIWTGGAAAAAVWFFIQNTIFYIKLLKVRVPVETDENYKLKAYRADFLHSPCLFGLLRPAVYLNEKALADENTQRSVLTHELCHYAHGDNLWSFVRCVLLAVYWFDPFVWMAAAMSRTDCELACDEAAVNKLGEENRISYGKALVGMIEIKQAPVGLTCAATTMVSGKKGIKERVKMIADNHKTRAWAAIALALVIMFTVGCTFGIAKQKEPVTASEMTVAGLHLGMSTDEVTQLLGEPLTAQEKKVREDSPYTYRIWEYDGLKLLFTYSEAEGRHLLSSATISDESYRLPSGLKVGVNYEKVLKTYAKGEDYGESNSDYSADLLMFGADKDISSLFRLITNDPADITLIYRNMADGDQTGSGTAYFSKTYAGGMINYCWYPSDSDAFLVLSFIFDESGKVTKISFGDAEKNPVSWSWQSGHVVTPDDMAFGELKLGLTMDEVRTILGEPTKILDSDELEENTFIYGHYYTWYYGEELQLTFYRFDGILTAPYQLGSIWSESKAYQLLSGLTVGDKLINVIEAYAQDNHFGEKVIGNDGEPFGYYLYGGVTTEDFNGLPLTEAVGTAHVDHDTGTGTGSIIYHWYPVGSYGFEKSYSLIFDLDSFKNVTRIRFYYHSLMDPPQEAQ, encoded by the coding sequence ATGACGGAACTGCTGATCACATCCTCAATATTAATTATCATTGTCGCCGTGTTGCGGTTTACGCTCAAAAACAAACTCTCCCGGCGGATTCGTTATGCGCTGTGGGGATTGGTGGTGCTTCGCCTGCTGCTGCCGTTTTCGCTGTTCACAAGTCCGATTTCAGCTGTTGATAAAAAGACGGTCGCATCAGTGAACAATGCGGCGCAGTCGGTGCGCGTTCCGGTTAGACCTTACGAGTATTACACGTTGCAAGAATATTTGGAAGAATACGGCTCGGTTTTGGAAAAACCGCTTGAACAGGTCAATGGCCTCGACCTCGAAGCGGCTTCGGTCAAGCGCCAAACCGTCCCGCTTGAAACGCTGCTCAAGTGGATTTGGACCGGCGGCGCGGCAGCGGCTGCGGTCTGGTTTTTTATTCAGAATACGATTTTTTACATCAAACTACTGAAAGTTCGCGTTCCGGTCGAGACCGACGAAAATTATAAGTTGAAAGCTTATCGAGCCGATTTTTTGCATTCGCCGTGCCTGTTTGGCTTGCTCAGACCGGCTGTCTATCTCAACGAAAAAGCGCTTGCGGATGAAAACACCCAAAGAAGTGTGTTGACACATGAACTCTGCCATTATGCGCACGGCGACAACTTGTGGTCGTTTGTGCGGTGCGTCCTGCTTGCGGTCTATTGGTTCGACCCGTTTGTCTGGATGGCGGCGGCGATGTCGAGAACCGACTGTGAGTTGGCCTGCGACGAAGCCGCGGTTAATAAACTCGGCGAGGAAAATCGCATTTCGTATGGTAAAGCGCTCGTCGGCATGATCGAAATCAAACAAGCGCCCGTGGGTCTGACCTGCGCGGCGACCACCATGGTATCGGGCAAAAAAGGGATAAAGGAACGTGTGAAGATGATTGCCGATAATCACAAGACACGGGCTTGGGCTGCAATTGCATTAGCGCTGGTAATAATGTTCACCGTCGGCTGCACGTTCGGTATCGCTAAACAAAAAGAACCGGTCACGGCTTCCGAGATGACCGTCGCCGGTCTGCATCTCGGCATGTCGACGGACGAAGTCACACAGTTGTTAGGGGAGCCGCTTACAGCGCAAGAAAAGAAAGTACGGGAAGATTCCCCTTATACTTATCGGATATGGGAATATGATGGCTTAAAACTATTATTTACATATTCCGAAGCGGAAGGCAGGCATTTATTATCAAGCGCGACGATTTCCGATGAGTCTTACCGTCTTCCGAGCGGCTTGAAAGTCGGCGTGAATTATGAAAAAGTACTCAAAACCTACGCCAAGGGTGAAGATTACGGCGAGTCGAATTCCGATTATTCCGCCGATTTATTGATGTTTGGTGCAGACAAAGACATCAGCAGTTTATTTCGACTGATCACAAACGACCCCGCCGATATCACATTAATATACCGCAACATGGCCGACGGCGATCAAACCGGGAGCGGAACCGCTTATTTTTCAAAGACATATGCGGGCGGAATGATCAATTATTGCTGGTACCCCTCGGACTCCGACGCATTTCTCGTGTTATCATTTATCTTTGACGAAAGCGGAAAAGTTACCAAAATCAGTTTTGGCGACGCAGAAAAGAATCCGGTATCATGGTCATGGCAATCCGGTCATGTCGTAACCCCGGATGATATGGCGTTCGGCGAACTCAAACTCGGTCTCACCATGGATGAGGTGCGTACTATTTTAGGCGAGCCGACCAAAATTCTCGACTCCGACGAGCTTGAAGAGAACACTTTCATCTACGGTCATTATTATACTTGGTATTACGGTGAAGAACTTCAATTAACATTCTATCGGTTCGACGGAATCTTGACAGCGCCCTATCAGCTCGGCAGTATTTGGTCGGAAAGCAAGGCCTATCAATTGCTTTCGGGTCTGACAGTCGGAGACAAGTTAATAAATGTGATTGAGGCCTATGCGCAGGATAATCATTTCGGAGAAAAAGTTATCGGCAACGACGGAGAGCCGTTCGGTTATTATCTCTACGGCGGTGTTACAACCGAGGACTTTAACGGACTTCCGCTCACCGAAGCGGTCGGAACAGCGCATGTGGATCATGACACCGGTACCGGCACCGGATCGATTATTTATCACTGGTATCCGGTCGGCAGTTACGGTTTCGAAAAAAGCTATTCGCTCATTTTCGATTTAGATTCTTTTAAAAACGTCACTCGTATTCGATTTTATTATCATTCATTGATGGATCCGCCGCAAGAGGCGCAGTAA
- a CDS encoding AMP-binding protein, which yields MKNKRNHKVRYITDIRQMMRSSVDIFGDHTAFLVKDNGAYKPISFKRFRSDVEGFGTALWDLGYSGKRVVVIGENCYEWAVTYMTTVCGLGVIVPVDKELPAEEIENIVSLSQAALIVYSDSVAPKIEPIRGVVKIPFSQLCGFIDKGAKLISKGEEKYLNAPIDPDVLGILLFTSGTTGVSKGVMLSHTNICFDLMQMCMMCYIDEKDVFLSVLPLHHTYECTCGFLCQIYRGSTIAYCEGLRYITKNMQEAKVTMMLCVPVLIESMYKKIWQGAEKKGKTETLKKAIKINNAMKKTGIDMSRKLFKDIHNTFGGHLRMLISGGAAVDPQVLAGLRDLGINAIQGYGLTECAPIAALNRDHYFKDDSAGLAPVDGKLEIYNPGPDGTGEIRYKGQNIMLGYFNAPELTAEVIRDGWFYTGDLGFIDKDGFLHITGRKKNVIVTANGKNVFPEELETYLARDPFVKESVIVGIMNERKRDYDIVAIVVPDEEKFTEEYGPGYTGQQVKAKLEAAVETVNQIVPAYKRMTVTIIRKEEFVKNTSKKIKRFGIVESVMDEYKKVAF from the coding sequence ATGAAGAATAAAAGGAATCACAAAGTCCGATATATTACCGATATCCGTCAGATGATGCGTTCCAGCGTGGATATTTTCGGTGACCACACCGCCTTTTTGGTCAAAGATAACGGCGCTTATAAACCCATCAGCTTTAAACGTTTCCGATCCGACGTTGAGGGCTTCGGAACCGCTCTCTGGGATCTCGGATACAGCGGAAAACGTGTCGTTGTCATCGGTGAAAACTGCTACGAATGGGCTGTGACCTATATGACTACAGTCTGCGGGCTCGGTGTCATCGTGCCTGTGGACAAAGAACTGCCCGCGGAGGAGATCGAGAACATCGTCAGTCTCTCTCAGGCCGCTTTGATTGTCTATTCCGATTCGGTCGCCCCGAAGATTGAACCGATCCGCGGCGTCGTTAAAATCCCCTTTTCTCAGCTTTGCGGATTTATCGATAAAGGTGCGAAATTGATTTCAAAAGGCGAAGAAAAATATCTCAATGCCCCGATTGATCCCGATGTGCTGGGGATTTTATTATTCACGTCCGGAACAACCGGAGTCTCAAAGGGCGTCATGCTCTCCCACACCAATATTTGCTTCGACCTGATGCAGATGTGTATGATGTGCTATATCGACGAAAAAGACGTCTTCCTCTCGGTTCTGCCCCTGCACCATACCTATGAGTGCACCTGTGGATTTTTATGCCAGATTTATCGCGGGAGCACCATCGCCTACTGCGAGGGTCTTCGTTATATCACCAAGAACATGCAGGAAGCCAAAGTCACTATGATGCTGTGCGTGCCGGTGCTGATCGAATCGATGTATAAAAAAATCTGGCAGGGCGCAGAAAAAAAGGGCAAGACCGAGACCCTTAAAAAAGCGATTAAGATCAACAATGCCATGAAAAAGACCGGCATCGATATGTCAAGAAAACTGTTCAAGGATATCCATAATACGTTCGGCGGACATCTGCGCATGCTGATTTCGGGCGGCGCCGCCGTCGATCCGCAGGTCCTGGCCGGTTTACGCGACCTCGGCATCAACGCCATTCAAGGCTACGGATTGACCGAATGCGCCCCGATCGCAGCGCTCAACCGCGACCATTATTTTAAAGACGACTCTGCCGGACTGGCACCCGTAGACGGAAAATTGGAGATTTACAATCCGGGTCCCGACGGTACCGGCGAGATCCGATACAAGGGCCAAAACATCATGCTCGGATATTTCAATGCTCCCGAATTGACCGCAGAAGTCATCCGCGACGGTTGGTTTTATACCGGTGACCTCGGCTTCATCGACAAAGACGGATTTTTGCATATCACCGGCCGCAAAAAAAATGTCATCGTTACAGCCAACGGCAAAAACGTTTTCCCCGAGGAACTCGAAACCTATCTGGCTCGCGACCCGTTCGTCAAAGAGAGCGTCATCGTCGGCATTATGAATGAGCGCAAGCGCGATTATGACATTGTCGCCATCGTCGTGCCCGACGAGGAAAAATTCACCGAGGAATACGGTCCCGGCTATACCGGCCAGCAAGTCAAGGCGAAACTTGAAGCGGCCGTGGAAACGGTCAATCAGATCGTACCCGCCTACAAACGCATGACCGTCACGATCATACGAAAAGAAGAGTTCGTCAAGAACACCTCGAAGAAAATCAAACGATTCGGCATCGTCGAATCGGTGATGGACGAATATAAAAAGGTCGCGTTTTAA